In Mongoliitalea daihaiensis, one DNA window encodes the following:
- a CDS encoding OmpA family protein, protein MAIFIMINTLLSLIFQVFFSQTPCDPHPLFNILPNHSISGCEEKEYDKIKMEFTDKDGTWIQYEKAGYFLKTYYSFDGDWEKRPSNAMIFQNYIQAVASKGGTVINESKSVVLLTLKSGGDTWWIQVQSDQSGTFSVSTVKEESMNQYIVLSAEDIAKEMKANGKATFYGIFFDSDKSAIKPESKETLEQMANYLKSNPQVNVFIVGHTDNTGAFEHNQQLSEKRAEAVVNYLIENYQIAANRLKGYGVSSLSPVSANTSEEGKSKNRRVEMVLK, encoded by the coding sequence ATGGCTATTTTTATAATGATAAATACGCTCTTGAGCCTTATTTTTCAAGTATTCTTTTCTCAAACGCCCTGTGATCCTCATCCACTTTTCAATATCCTTCCCAATCACAGTATTTCGGGTTGTGAGGAAAAAGAATATGATAAAATAAAGATGGAGTTTACTGATAAAGATGGGACTTGGATACAATATGAAAAAGCAGGATATTTTTTAAAAACCTATTACAGCTTCGATGGAGATTGGGAAAAAAGACCTTCTAACGCCATGATTTTTCAAAATTATATCCAAGCTGTTGCATCCAAGGGTGGCACAGTAATTAATGAATCAAAATCAGTGGTGTTACTTACCCTAAAATCTGGCGGTGATACTTGGTGGATACAGGTACAAAGCGACCAAAGCGGAACTTTCTCGGTTAGCACTGTCAAAGAAGAATCGATGAATCAATATATTGTCCTATCTGCTGAAGATATCGCCAAAGAAATGAAGGCCAATGGTAAGGCTACTTTTTATGGGATCTTTTTCGATTCCGACAAATCAGCAATCAAGCCTGAGTCCAAGGAAACTTTAGAACAAATGGCTAACTATTTGAAATCGAACCCACAAGTCAATGTCTTTATAGTAGGTCATACCGACAACACTGGGGCTTTCGAACACAATCAACAATTATCCGAAAAAAGAGCTGAAGCAGTGGTTAACTATTTAATTGAGAATTATCAAATTGCTGCAAATAGATTAAAAGGTTATGGCGTATCTTCTCTCTCTCCAGTTTCAGCCAACACCTCAGAAGAAGGTAAAAGCAAAAACAGGAGAGTGGAGATGGTGTTGAAATAA
- a CDS encoding S41 family peptidase: MKLVFKFIVAFFLMGSMQAQEVGYYMHPDIHGELIVFVSEGDLWKVSTNGGKATRLTTHHGEESSPKISPDGKWVAYAASYEGPTEVYIIPIDGGLPKRLTYETASSIPTAWKSAEVVAYTTNQYATLPRLQTVTVNIQTGQRSILPLEMAAEGSFTEDGNTYFFVRPTFHNNVTKRYEGGTARQVWKYTENTPEAVKLTKDYKGEDHHPTYHQGRVYFISSRDGIQNIWSMTLDGADLRQHTKQETYDVREFSLHGNSLAYRVGADIHVMNLTSNTDQQLAIQLSSDFEQMREKWINNPEPYITGISVSNDGQQVALTARGRSFVLPAKDGRIVRLDRNDGVRMRDAVFSPDGKNIYVFSDESGEFEIHQYDSKGLDKGKQLTKDGVTLRFNLTPSPDGKKIAFTDLNRDLWILELATGKQVKPSTNREGINGSMAWSPDSQWLAFSQSASNTFNQIFAYEFATGIRIAMTSDRANSVSPQWSPDGNWLYFLSDRNFQTKVGSPWGTRQPEPYWHKQMKIYHVSLKKGLISPFHFNHELKQEEKKAEGPVKVTIEEDGLMQRLREVPIPAGNYRNLVVTDKTLYYLNDVNDDGKNNITMVTIGSKVEPKTFIDNVRRFVTSANNQYMLVTVGSNHHVVELKSSPISNLAEFKLDLSKWSFSIDPREDWTQLYTDAWRMERDYYYDPNMHGVNWDKMYDKYLPLAKRVTTRAELSDVMGELIGELSVLHASVGGGDLRRGQDQVNMGLLGARLSKNDALKGFQIDYIYQTDPDYPDEQSPLSHPDIDIPVGSIITHVDGQAVAEAYDLNYFLRDKAGKQIRLSLKSSTGATLDDKILIPMNSRAESNLRYNDWEYSRRLEVEKASDGAFGYVHLRAMGESDVNQWFRDFYPQFKKQGLVIDVRHNRGGNIDSFILSRLMREAFFYWKNREGEPYWNMQYAFRGHLVLLVDEFTASDGEAFAEGFRRLELGQSIGARTWGGEVWLSGVNTLSDNGVARAPMMGVYGEEGEWLIEGEGFIPDIEVINLPKATFEGKDAQLEAAIEHLKELIKKDPRPVPSPPAYPDKSFKNN, from the coding sequence ATGAAACTAGTGTTCAAGTTTATCGTTGCTTTCTTCTTGATGGGAAGTATGCAAGCCCAAGAAGTGGGCTACTACATGCATCCTGATATTCATGGAGAGCTCATCGTGTTTGTTTCCGAAGGGGACTTATGGAAAGTATCTACCAATGGAGGAAAAGCCACCCGACTCACAACCCATCATGGGGAAGAATCCTCTCCCAAAATCTCTCCTGATGGGAAATGGGTAGCCTATGCAGCATCCTATGAAGGACCGACAGAAGTATACATCATTCCAATTGATGGCGGCTTACCCAAAAGATTAACCTATGAAACTGCATCCTCCATCCCAACCGCTTGGAAATCGGCAGAAGTAGTAGCCTACACCACCAATCAATACGCCACTTTACCCCGACTGCAAACCGTCACTGTCAACATTCAGACTGGACAGCGCTCCATTCTTCCCTTAGAAATGGCTGCCGAGGGAAGTTTTACAGAAGATGGAAACACCTACTTTTTCGTTCGGCCAACTTTTCATAATAACGTCACCAAACGCTATGAAGGTGGGACAGCCCGACAGGTGTGGAAATACACAGAAAACACGCCCGAAGCCGTCAAGCTGACCAAAGATTACAAAGGAGAAGACCACCATCCTACGTATCATCAAGGGAGGGTGTATTTCATTTCCTCCCGTGATGGGATCCAAAATATCTGGTCCATGACTTTGGATGGAGCAGATCTTCGCCAACATACCAAACAGGAGACCTATGATGTTCGAGAATTTTCCCTGCATGGTAATTCCCTTGCTTACCGTGTAGGAGCAGATATTCATGTGATGAATCTGACCTCCAATACCGATCAGCAACTAGCCATACAACTTAGTTCGGACTTTGAGCAAATGCGGGAAAAATGGATCAACAATCCTGAACCTTACATCACCGGTATTTCTGTAAGCAATGATGGACAGCAAGTTGCCTTGACAGCAAGGGGAAGAAGCTTTGTCCTGCCAGCAAAAGATGGTAGAATTGTTCGCTTGGATAGAAATGATGGCGTACGCATGAGAGATGCCGTTTTTTCCCCAGATGGTAAAAATATCTATGTGTTTTCTGACGAAAGCGGGGAATTTGAAATTCATCAATACGATAGCAAAGGATTAGACAAAGGCAAACAGTTGACCAAAGATGGCGTCACCCTTCGCTTCAATCTGACACCTTCGCCAGATGGAAAGAAAATTGCATTTACGGACTTGAACAGAGACTTATGGATTTTGGAGCTTGCTACAGGCAAACAAGTGAAACCCTCCACTAACAGAGAGGGAATCAACGGATCCATGGCTTGGTCGCCTGATAGCCAATGGCTGGCATTTTCTCAGTCAGCTTCCAATACCTTTAACCAGATTTTCGCTTACGAATTTGCTACAGGCATACGTATTGCCATGACTTCTGATCGGGCCAATAGTGTCAGTCCACAGTGGAGCCCTGATGGAAATTGGTTGTATTTCCTATCTGATAGAAACTTCCAAACTAAAGTTGGTTCGCCTTGGGGTACCCGACAGCCAGAACCATATTGGCATAAGCAAATGAAGATTTATCATGTATCTCTGAAAAAGGGATTGATCTCACCTTTCCATTTCAATCATGAGCTAAAACAAGAGGAGAAAAAAGCAGAGGGTCCAGTCAAAGTAACTATTGAGGAAGATGGTCTGATGCAGCGCTTGAGAGAGGTGCCTATTCCGGCGGGAAATTATCGTAATCTGGTTGTAACTGACAAGACCCTTTATTATCTGAACGATGTCAACGATGATGGTAAAAACAACATCACGATGGTTACCATCGGTTCGAAGGTAGAACCAAAGACTTTCATCGATAATGTCAGAAGGTTTGTCACTTCGGCCAATAACCAGTATATGTTGGTGACTGTGGGAAGCAACCATCATGTGGTGGAACTTAAGTCCTCCCCTATTTCCAATTTGGCTGAATTCAAATTGGATTTGAGCAAATGGAGCTTTTCCATAGACCCAAGAGAAGACTGGACTCAATTGTACACCGATGCTTGGAGAATGGAGCGGGACTACTACTATGACCCAAATATGCATGGAGTCAATTGGGATAAGATGTATGATAAATACTTACCCCTAGCAAAACGCGTAACTACTCGTGCAGAACTTTCGGATGTGATGGGAGAGTTGATCGGTGAGTTAAGTGTATTGCATGCAAGTGTTGGCGGTGGAGACCTAAGAAGAGGACAAGACCAAGTAAACATGGGTTTGCTCGGTGCGAGGCTGTCCAAAAATGACGCCTTAAAAGGATTCCAAATCGACTACATCTATCAAACGGACCCTGATTATCCGGATGAACAATCCCCGCTTTCCCATCCAGATATTGACATTCCCGTGGGCAGCATCATTACACACGTAGATGGTCAGGCAGTTGCAGAAGCTTATGACCTGAATTACTTCTTGAGAGACAAAGCTGGCAAGCAAATTCGTCTTTCGTTAAAAAGCAGTACAGGAGCGACTTTGGATGATAAAATCCTCATCCCCATGAATTCCCGAGCCGAATCCAATCTCCGCTACAACGATTGGGAATATAGTCGTCGATTGGAAGTAGAAAAAGCTTCTGATGGTGCCTTTGGCTATGTTCACCTGCGCGCCATGGGTGAAAGCGATGTCAATCAATGGTTCAGGGACTTCTATCCTCAATTCAAAAAGCAAGGTTTGGTGATCGATGTTAGGCATAACAGAGGAGGAAATATTGATAGTTTTATCCTTTCAAGATTGATGCGAGAAGCCTTCTTTTACTGGAAAAACCGCGAAGGTGAACCTTACTGGAACATGCAATACGCCTTCCGAGGACATTTGGTATTGCTAGTGGATGAATTCACTGCTTCAGATGGAGAAGCTTTTGCCGAAGGTTTCCGCAGACTCGAACTTGGTCAAAGTATTGGAGCCCGCACCTGGGGCGGAGAAGTGTGGTTATCTGGGGTCAACACCCTTTCGGATAACGGTGTGGCCCGAGCACCTATGATGGGGGTCTATGGAGAAGAAGGAGAATGGCTGATTGAGGGAGAAGGGTTTATTCCGGACATTGAGGTAATCAATTTACCCAAAGCAACTTTTGAGGGAAAAGATGCACAGTTGGAAGCAGCCATTGAGCATCTGAAAGAATTGATCAAAAAAGACCCAAGGCCAGTACCAAGCCCTCCTGCGTATCCGGATAAGTCGTTTAAGAACAATTAA